One region of Lathamus discolor isolate bLatDis1 chromosome 2, bLatDis1.hap1, whole genome shotgun sequence genomic DNA includes:
- the TBC1D7 gene encoding TBC1 domain family member 7 isoform X1: MSMVHNWTVLQILFLVVLRWYMIYLSINSVFGLNLKHRRKQIMADDSQRNFRSVYYEKVGFRGVEEKKSLEILLKDDRLDIEKLCTFSQRFPLPSMYRILVWKVLLGIIPPHHESHALVMKYRKEQYWDIHHALRVIRFINDSTPQVDVFLRIHQLESGKLPRNLAFPVEPEDEVFLAIAKAMEEMVEDPIECYWLVSCFVNQLNSKHKDSLQQLPKILEQYLNIEDNRLLMHLKACAAMSKLPYDLWFKKCFAGCLPECSLQRVWDKVISGSCKILVFVAVEILLTFKMKIIALNTAEKITQFLENIPQDNTDAIVSKAVDLWRTHCGTPAHSV; this comes from the exons ATGAGCATGGTGCACAACTGGACTGTGTTGCAAATCTTGTTTCTTGTGGTTTTGAGATGGTATATGATCTATCTCAGCATTAATTCAGTATTTGGACTCAATTTGAAACACAG aaggaaacaaatcaTGGCTGACGACTCTCAGAGAAACTTTCGCTCAGTGTATTATGAAAAAGTGGGGTTTCGTGGAGTTGAAGAAAAGAAGTCACTGGAAATTCTGTTAAAAGATGACCGATTGG ATATTGAGAAGCTTTGCACATTTAGTCAAAGGTTTCCTCTACCATCCATGTATCGTATACTGGTGTGGAAGGTGCTTTTAG gaATTATTCCTCCTCACCATGAATCTCATGCTTTGGTGATGAAGTACCGGAAGGAGCAGTACTGGGATATACACCATGCTCTCCGTGTAATTCGTTTTATTAATGATTCTACCCCACAGGTAGATGTTTTCCTCCGCATACATCAACTGGAATCAGGAAAGCTGCCTCGAAACCTGGCTTTTCCTGTG gaACCTGAAGATGAAGTGTTTCTTGCTATTGCTAAAGCAATGGAGGAAATGGTGGAGGATCCTATAGAATGCTATTGGCTTGTCAGCTGCTTTGTGAATCAGCTAAACAGCAAGCACAAAGATTCATTGCAACAActg CCAAAAATTCTGGAGCAGTATTTGAACATTGAAGATAACCGACTGCTGATGCATCTAAAAGCATGTGCTGCCATGAGCAAACTCCCTTACGATctttggtttaaaaagtgttttgcaGGCTGTTTACCTGAGTGCAGTTTACAGAG AGTTTGGGACAAAGTTATAAGTGGGTCCTGCAAGATTCTTGTTTTCGTTGCTGTGGAGATATTACTAACCTTTAAAATGAAGATAATAGCACTGAATACTGCAGAAAAGATCACACAGTTTTTGGAAAAT ATTCCTCAAGATAACACTGATGCTATTGTCAGCAAAGCTGTTGATCTGTGGCGCACACACTGTGGGACTCCAGCACACTCAGTCTGA
- the TBC1D7 gene encoding TBC1 domain family member 7 isoform X2 — MSMVHNWTVLQILFLVVLRWYMIYLSINSVFGLNLKHRRKQIMADDSQRNFRSVYYEKVGFRGVEEKKSLEILLKDDRLDIEKLCTFSQRFPLPSMYRILVWKVLLGIIPPHHESHALVMKYRKEQYWDIHHALRVIRFINDSTPQEPEDEVFLAIAKAMEEMVEDPIECYWLVSCFVNQLNSKHKDSLQQLPKILEQYLNIEDNRLLMHLKACAAMSKLPYDLWFKKCFAGCLPECSLQRVWDKVISGSCKILVFVAVEILLTFKMKIIALNTAEKITQFLENIPQDNTDAIVSKAVDLWRTHCGTPAHSV; from the exons ATGAGCATGGTGCACAACTGGACTGTGTTGCAAATCTTGTTTCTTGTGGTTTTGAGATGGTATATGATCTATCTCAGCATTAATTCAGTATTTGGACTCAATTTGAAACACAG aaggaaacaaatcaTGGCTGACGACTCTCAGAGAAACTTTCGCTCAGTGTATTATGAAAAAGTGGGGTTTCGTGGAGTTGAAGAAAAGAAGTCACTGGAAATTCTGTTAAAAGATGACCGATTGG ATATTGAGAAGCTTTGCACATTTAGTCAAAGGTTTCCTCTACCATCCATGTATCGTATACTGGTGTGGAAGGTGCTTTTAG gaATTATTCCTCCTCACCATGAATCTCATGCTTTGGTGATGAAGTACCGGAAGGAGCAGTACTGGGATATACACCATGCTCTCCGTGTAATTCGTTTTATTAATGATTCTACCCCACAG gaACCTGAAGATGAAGTGTTTCTTGCTATTGCTAAAGCAATGGAGGAAATGGTGGAGGATCCTATAGAATGCTATTGGCTTGTCAGCTGCTTTGTGAATCAGCTAAACAGCAAGCACAAAGATTCATTGCAACAActg CCAAAAATTCTGGAGCAGTATTTGAACATTGAAGATAACCGACTGCTGATGCATCTAAAAGCATGTGCTGCCATGAGCAAACTCCCTTACGATctttggtttaaaaagtgttttgcaGGCTGTTTACCTGAGTGCAGTTTACAGAG AGTTTGGGACAAAGTTATAAGTGGGTCCTGCAAGATTCTTGTTTTCGTTGCTGTGGAGATATTACTAACCTTTAAAATGAAGATAATAGCACTGAATACTGCAGAAAAGATCACACAGTTTTTGGAAAAT ATTCCTCAAGATAACACTGATGCTATTGTCAGCAAAGCTGTTGATCTGTGGCGCACACACTGTGGGACTCCAGCACACTCAGTCTGA
- the TBC1D7 gene encoding TBC1 domain family member 7 isoform X3 codes for MADDSQRNFRSVYYEKVGFRGVEEKKSLEILLKDDRLDIEKLCTFSQRFPLPSMYRILVWKVLLGIIPPHHESHALVMKYRKEQYWDIHHALRVIRFINDSTPQVDVFLRIHQLESGKLPRNLAFPVEPEDEVFLAIAKAMEEMVEDPIECYWLVSCFVNQLNSKHKDSLQQLPKILEQYLNIEDNRLLMHLKACAAMSKLPYDLWFKKCFAGCLPECSLQRVWDKVISGSCKILVFVAVEILLTFKMKIIALNTAEKITQFLENIPQDNTDAIVSKAVDLWRTHCGTPAHSV; via the exons aTGGCTGACGACTCTCAGAGAAACTTTCGCTCAGTGTATTATGAAAAAGTGGGGTTTCGTGGAGTTGAAGAAAAGAAGTCACTGGAAATTCTGTTAAAAGATGACCGATTGG ATATTGAGAAGCTTTGCACATTTAGTCAAAGGTTTCCTCTACCATCCATGTATCGTATACTGGTGTGGAAGGTGCTTTTAG gaATTATTCCTCCTCACCATGAATCTCATGCTTTGGTGATGAAGTACCGGAAGGAGCAGTACTGGGATATACACCATGCTCTCCGTGTAATTCGTTTTATTAATGATTCTACCCCACAGGTAGATGTTTTCCTCCGCATACATCAACTGGAATCAGGAAAGCTGCCTCGAAACCTGGCTTTTCCTGTG gaACCTGAAGATGAAGTGTTTCTTGCTATTGCTAAAGCAATGGAGGAAATGGTGGAGGATCCTATAGAATGCTATTGGCTTGTCAGCTGCTTTGTGAATCAGCTAAACAGCAAGCACAAAGATTCATTGCAACAActg CCAAAAATTCTGGAGCAGTATTTGAACATTGAAGATAACCGACTGCTGATGCATCTAAAAGCATGTGCTGCCATGAGCAAACTCCCTTACGATctttggtttaaaaagtgttttgcaGGCTGTTTACCTGAGTGCAGTTTACAGAG AGTTTGGGACAAAGTTATAAGTGGGTCCTGCAAGATTCTTGTTTTCGTTGCTGTGGAGATATTACTAACCTTTAAAATGAAGATAATAGCACTGAATACTGCAGAAAAGATCACACAGTTTTTGGAAAAT ATTCCTCAAGATAACACTGATGCTATTGTCAGCAAAGCTGTTGATCTGTGGCGCACACACTGTGGGACTCCAGCACACTCAGTCTGA